From a region of the Odoribacter splanchnicus DSM 20712 genome:
- a CDS encoding DUF3352 domain-containing protein, with translation MKRRLVFWVLLLFLAAGGIWYLVFRQSGMYRVREGIPEDAVFIVETPSFNRIRDKLYRNRIWASLKAYPYFEEYHANLNLADSLSEVYPGLRKLLTDRPFAVSCHLVSATDYDLLYVCDLGKLNVIQAFDGLVGGVLGDGQMSRKGDVTGIRIGELKLYYAIKANLLFISFSEKLVTRAWKTCGRHPAFQEQSNTGDIRLELEHTRFEKWMKMLWGEAATNADSSAFETTALALQLQDKALAFSGKTYPSRHNFSLWSALNLVEGNKSSVREIIGNHVAAYVSVCYSSFEELENILLEDYKVNNLKEFQGYEKTVTRLNKFLGLDLAGLFTSWMGNEIAIVKPAVDQENRLDNLILAIRAKDIDLAKDQLAYLAEQIGRKTPVRFRNIDYNGHTIGYLSLKGFFNMFLGKWFSKFDKPYYTFIGDYVVFSNSSSTLAAMIKDYSLGNTLVQDEKYNDLMSELGNRSNIYGYVSSPETYEYLFRSLPPEDRAEFVKNKGAFQSFEAIGFTLTNAGSGYETHLVAIHNVDAARDYEIRELSRSLEKQADLIESGYYHVVIPDSIAVSTRGDYAYRTEQLDYAGKLSNGDPEGIWKITDRQGQVVAQLLYREGKLQGESRFFYPDGVVAVQVTYDNGKITAYKEFFSDGTLKTELEYNRGLRHGEARFYYSTGHLFGEGKYKKGRRTGTWKYYKVTGEIEKKLKF, from the coding sequence ATGAAAAGGCGTCTGGTGTTTTGGGTACTCTTGCTTTTTTTGGCGGCAGGCGGAATTTGGTATCTGGTTTTCCGTCAATCCGGTATGTATCGCGTCAGGGAAGGAATCCCTGAAGATGCGGTATTTATTGTCGAGACCCCTTCTTTTAATCGAATACGTGACAAATTATACCGGAATCGGATTTGGGCATCTCTGAAAGCATATCCTTACTTCGAAGAATATCATGCCAATCTGAATCTGGCCGATTCGTTGAGCGAGGTATATCCCGGATTGAGAAAATTACTGACAGACCGCCCTTTTGCGGTGTCCTGCCATTTGGTTTCTGCAACCGATTATGACTTATTGTATGTCTGCGATCTTGGGAAACTGAATGTTATCCAGGCATTCGACGGCTTGGTGGGAGGGGTGCTGGGCGACGGACAAATGAGCAGGAAGGGAGACGTTACCGGGATCAGGATCGGGGAGCTGAAATTATATTATGCGATTAAAGCCAATCTGTTGTTTATCTCCTTTTCTGAAAAATTAGTCACCCGGGCCTGGAAGACTTGTGGGCGACATCCGGCTTTCCAGGAACAAAGCAATACCGGGGATATCCGTCTGGAACTCGAACATACCCGGTTCGAAAAATGGATGAAGATGCTTTGGGGTGAAGCTGCCACCAATGCCGATTCTTCTGCTTTCGAGACGACAGCGTTAGCTTTGCAACTGCAGGATAAAGCGCTTGCCTTTTCGGGGAAAACCTATCCCAGCAGGCATAACTTTTCACTATGGAGTGCTTTAAATCTGGTGGAGGGTAATAAATCGTCGGTCAGAGAGATTATCGGTAATCATGTGGCGGCATACGTATCGGTATGTTACAGTTCGTTCGAAGAGCTTGAGAATATATTGCTGGAAGATTATAAGGTAAATAACCTGAAAGAATTTCAGGGATATGAAAAGACCGTAACCCGCTTGAATAAATTTCTGGGATTGGATCTGGCCGGATTATTCACTTCGTGGATGGGGAATGAAATAGCGATTGTCAAACCGGCAGTCGATCAGGAAAACCGGCTGGATAACCTGATACTGGCCATCCGGGCCAAAGATATCGATCTGGCTAAAGATCAGCTGGCTTATCTGGCTGAACAAATCGGGCGGAAGACCCCTGTGCGTTTCCGGAATATCGATTATAACGGACATACAATCGGTTATCTCAGCCTGAAAGGTTTTTTCAATATGTTTCTGGGGAAATGGTTCAGTAAGTTCGACAAGCCCTACTATACCTTTATCGGCGATTATGTGGTATTCAGTAATTCGTCGTCTACCCTGGCTGCTATGATAAAAGATTATTCCTTGGGGAATACCCTCGTTCAGGACGAAAAATACAATGATCTGATGAGTGAATTGGGTAACCGGAGTAATATATACGGATATGTCAGTTCGCCCGAGACCTACGAATATCTCTTTCGTTCTTTGCCACCGGAAGATCGTGCTGAATTTGTAAAGAATAAGGGGGCTTTTCAGAGTTTCGAGGCCATCGGTTTCACTTTGACCAATGCTGGAAGTGGGTATGAAACGCATTTGGTGGCTATTCACAATGTCGATGCTGCCCGGGATTACGAGATCCGCGAACTCAGTCGGTCACTCGAAAAACAGGCCGACTTGATCGAGTCCGGGTATTATCATGTGGTGATTCCCGATAGCATCGCCGTGAGTACCCGGGGAGATTATGCTTATCGGACTGAGCAACTGGACTATGCCGGCAAACTAAGTAACGGTGACCCGGAAGGCATTTGGAAGATTACCGATCGGCAGGGGCAGGTTGTCGCGCAGTTGCTCTACCGGGAAGGTAAGCTGCAGGGAGAATCCCGTTTTTTCTATCCGGATGGGGTAGTTGCTGTACAGGTGACATACGATAATGGTAAGATTACGGCTTATAAAGAATTTTTTTCCGATGGAACTTTGAAAACCGAGTTGGAGTATAATAGGGGGCTGAGGCACGGTGAGGCCCGTTTCTATTATTCTACCGGCCATCTCTTCGGAGAAGGAAAATATAAGAAAGGACGACGCACAGGAACCTGGAAATATTATAAAGTAACCGGGGAAATAGAAAAAAAATTGAAATTTTAA
- a CDS encoding MATE family efflux transporter yields MRFTNRQILKIAGPILVSVLMEHLIGMTDTAFLGRVGEVELGASALAGVYYLAIFMLGFGFSTGVQIMIGRRNGEGNYTAIGELFNQGFVFQFLLATFIFFATRFGSPLLLRHLIDSPQVYEATLEYMNRRIFGLFFSFTALMFRAFYVGIADTRTLTANSLVMVGTNVVLNYILIFGKLGFPALGIAGAAIASVLAEVTSLLFFIVYTGLKIDRQKYRLYRFHRIEIHLLKRILGISIWTMVQAFISISTWFLFFIAVEHLGERPLAITNVLRNISSLFFIIVSAFATTASSLVSNLMGSGDSGRVMDTFKKVSRLCYVFILPLIFVMALFPNSVMRIYTDNSALIQSAVPAYYVMIFVYLVSVPANILFNTVSGTGNTRSALFIELIALVAYVLSVIYLVIYLKADVAICWTTEYIYLVCMFSLTYWYMKKGNWKNKKI; encoded by the coding sequence ATGCGTTTTACAAATCGTCAAATCTTAAAAATTGCAGGTCCGATACTCGTCAGTGTCCTTATGGAACATCTGATCGGAATGACAGATACCGCTTTTTTGGGAAGAGTCGGAGAAGTAGAACTGGGAGCTTCAGCCCTGGCAGGAGTGTATTATCTGGCCATTTTCATGCTGGGTTTCGGTTTCAGTACAGGGGTACAGATTATGATCGGCCGGCGAAACGGAGAAGGAAATTATACGGCGATCGGCGAGCTGTTCAACCAGGGATTCGTATTCCAATTTCTTCTGGCTACTTTTATCTTTTTTGCTACCCGTTTCGGCTCTCCTTTGCTACTCCGGCATCTGATCGACTCGCCACAGGTATACGAAGCTACTTTAGAGTATATGAACCGGAGAATTTTCGGTTTGTTCTTTTCGTTTACGGCGTTGATGTTTCGTGCCTTTTATGTCGGAATTGCCGATACGCGGACACTAACCGCCAACTCCCTGGTGATGGTCGGTACGAATGTTGTGCTCAACTATATCCTGATATTCGGCAAACTGGGTTTTCCTGCTTTAGGAATTGCAGGGGCAGCGATTGCTTCCGTCCTTGCAGAAGTCACGTCGTTGCTCTTTTTTATCGTATACACCGGCTTGAAGATCGACCGGCAGAAATATCGTCTTTACCGTTTCCACCGCATAGAAATCCACTTACTCAAACGAATTTTGGGTATTTCGATCTGGACAATGGTGCAGGCATTTATTTCTATCAGCACCTGGTTTTTATTTTTTATCGCTGTCGAACACCTCGGAGAACGGCCTTTAGCCATTACCAATGTGTTAAGGAATATCTCCTCCCTTTTCTTTATTATCGTCAGTGCTTTCGCCACTACCGCCAGTTCATTGGTAAGTAACCTGATGGGGTCCGGAGATTCCGGCAGGGTAATGGATACTTTCAAAAAAGTGTCCCGGCTATGTTATGTTTTTATCCTCCCCCTGATATTCGTGATGGCTTTATTCCCCAACAGCGTCATGCGGATCTATACAGACAACTCCGCTCTTATCCAAAGCGCGGTACCGGCCTATTATGTGATGATCTTCGTCTATCTGGTCAGTGTACCGGCTAATATTTTATTCAATACCGTATCCGGAACAGGAAATACCCGTTCGGCACTTTTTATCGAGCTGATCGCTTTGGTGGCCTATGTCCTGTCGGTGATCTATCTGGTGATCTACCTAAAAGCCGACGTCGCTATTTGCTGGACAACCGAATACATCTACCTGGTTTGTATGTTTTCATTAACCTATTGGTATATGAAAAAAGGAAACTGGAAAAACAAAAAAATCTGA
- a CDS encoding HAD family hydrolase: protein MDITTIFFDFDGVVADTEPLYDIFWRQVAEKYHIGIPDFPAKIKGTTLQRIYELYFSDYSSEELGKITRACDEYEETMDFPEVKGAVRFLHMLKTKGYRVGLVTSSYRIKIERALKLMDIEKVFDTIVTADRITSGKPDPMCYLLAARDLQVDPGECVVFEDSFSGIQAGTVAGMRVIGLATTNPEEAIGDKVSAVIPDFSRPEKVLELLS from the coding sequence ATGGACATAACGACGATATTCTTTGATTTCGACGGTGTAGTGGCGGATACGGAGCCGCTCTACGATATTTTCTGGAGACAAGTGGCGGAAAAATATCATATCGGTATTCCGGATTTTCCGGCAAAAATAAAAGGGACGACTTTACAACGGATTTATGAACTTTATTTTTCGGATTATTCTTCCGAAGAACTCGGGAAGATTACCCGGGCCTGTGATGAATACGAAGAGACGATGGATTTTCCGGAAGTAAAAGGAGCCGTTCGGTTTTTGCATATGCTTAAAACAAAGGGATATCGGGTGGGCCTGGTAACCAGTTCTTATCGGATTAAAATAGAGCGTGCTTTAAAGCTCATGGACATAGAGAAGGTTTTCGATACGATTGTAACGGCCGATCGGATAACGTCCGGCAAACCCGATCCGATGTGCTATTTGCTGGCTGCCCGGGATTTGCAGGTGGATCCCGGAGAATGTGTCGTTTTCGAGGACTCCTTTTCCGGAATACAAGCGGGTACGGTTGCCGGGATGCGGGTGATCGGATTGGCGACGACGAATCCTGAAGAGGCCATTGGCGATAAAGTTTCAGCTGTCATTCCTGATTTTAGCCGGCCGGAAAAGGTTTTAGAGTTGTTGTCTTGA
- a CDS encoding M16 family metallopeptidase → MRIFLLTFLTVCVFRVSAAPETPFRHGRLDNGLTYYIRATGASAGKADFYLVQNVGALMEEEHQNGLAHVLEHMAFHATEHFPEGVPAFLKRRGIQDLNAYTGADETVYHIDGVPTTDGGLVDSCLLILHDWSGFLQLRADEMEIERKVILEERRQGMDLSQRMQSQLNAYLYNHSKYATHDVIGTPEVLNHFTADEVRAYYHDFYRPDQQAVIVLGDIDPDAVEAGVKRLFAGIPKRVNAKPRVTYAIPDNEEPQYCRLIDEDIPQNAVVLMKRFRKPEFRTLGEQVKDQLCREFYNQIVGERLNDFIQEEDALFLSAQAGVHDVVRHYEGQNIAITPLPGMEKEAVRQVLEQLERIHRYAITDQKLKELTDNYRLGLKQSAAMLRRMPNSVYLKVYQDHFLLGYPLAEVAEKLDAAWHLLDSIDSRAVHAWLDRWNAGDLNRIYAVQGNNPDYPFPDSETLTRLLREARQSSPAPYVQAVADTLPSLMDFTPVAGRIVKTKRLKGPGAEEWTLSNGAKVYYKHNDYESGAFNLLAGSPGGRSLLPAEDLPSADALNTLFLQYGLYKYPARLLNAIMRGHNIDINIDLGERSESISCSSTRDDAEIAFQFFHLTVVHPRFSRPDFDKYVRANKIQRTYAKPTTDDSIASVMQELHTLPSPRIRKTDTAYYAAMDYDRMVEIYDERFRNAADFAFYLVGDLPREEARRLVELYIASLPARNVRETPVHHRYASTASATRDIRLGLPEEKYMVSIEYKNHLKTKASDKICFHVLQKHFDNLFRQIIREDEGGSYGVQLHTEAEDYPFYDQTFAVQFESSQAKGPRMRQIVHDQIRQFIEEGISEDDAEYYLLVLKQEHQKAFAEKNVAYWTENLQFYNRTHTQLDDPRYFDGIIDQIRAKDIVAFARKFFDTAQCIDVVIY, encoded by the coding sequence ATGAGAATATTCCTTCTGACATTTCTGACCGTCTGCGTCTTCCGCGTGTCGGCAGCCCCGGAAACGCCGTTCCGTCACGGGCGGTTGGATAACGGACTGACTTATTACATCCGTGCCACGGGTGCATCCGCAGGGAAAGCCGACTTCTATTTGGTGCAGAACGTGGGTGCCCTGATGGAAGAGGAACATCAAAACGGACTGGCCCACGTGCTGGAGCACATGGCTTTCCATGCTACGGAGCATTTCCCGGAAGGCGTACCCGCTTTCCTGAAACGCCGGGGCATTCAGGATTTGAATGCCTATACGGGTGCGGATGAAACCGTGTATCACATCGACGGCGTTCCCACGACGGACGGCGGGCTGGTAGATTCCTGCCTGCTTATCCTGCACGATTGGTCGGGCTTCCTGCAACTGCGCGCCGACGAAATGGAAATCGAGCGCAAAGTCATCCTCGAAGAACGCCGTCAGGGAATGGACCTTTCGCAACGGATGCAGAGCCAACTCAACGCTTATCTCTACAACCACAGCAAGTACGCCACCCACGACGTTATCGGTACTCCGGAAGTCCTGAACCACTTCACTGCCGACGAAGTGCGCGCCTATTATCACGATTTTTACCGTCCCGACCAGCAGGCGGTCATTGTCCTCGGCGACATCGACCCCGATGCCGTGGAGGCCGGAGTGAAACGCCTCTTTGCCGGCATTCCGAAGCGCGTGAATGCCAAACCGCGGGTGACATATGCCATTCCGGACAACGAAGAGCCCCAGTATTGCCGGCTTATCGACGAAGATATTCCCCAGAACGCCGTCGTACTGATGAAACGTTTCCGCAAGCCGGAATTCCGTACACTCGGCGAACAGGTGAAAGACCAGTTGTGCCGGGAGTTTTACAATCAAATCGTCGGCGAGCGCCTCAATGATTTTATTCAGGAAGAGGATGCCTTGTTCCTTAGTGCACAGGCCGGTGTACACGACGTTGTGCGTCATTACGAGGGGCAGAATATCGCCATTACCCCTCTGCCCGGCATGGAAAAGGAAGCGGTTCGGCAAGTGCTGGAACAGCTTGAACGCATTCATCGTTACGCCATCACGGACCAGAAGCTAAAGGAGTTGACGGACAACTATCGTCTCGGGTTGAAACAGTCTGCGGCTATGCTCCGTCGTATGCCCAACAGTGTCTACCTGAAAGTCTATCAGGACCATTTTCTGCTCGGTTATCCGCTGGCCGAAGTGGCTGAGAAATTAGACGCCGCCTGGCACCTGCTCGATTCCATTGACAGCCGCGCCGTACATGCCTGGCTCGACCGTTGGAATGCCGGAGACCTCAACCGCATTTATGCCGTACAGGGCAATAATCCGGATTATCCGTTCCCGGACAGCGAAACCTTGACACGACTGCTCCGCGAAGCCCGGCAATCCTCGCCGGCACCTTACGTGCAGGCTGTTGCCGATACGCTGCCGTCCCTGATGGATTTCACTCCTGTTGCCGGCCGCATTGTCAAGACCAAAAGGCTGAAAGGTCCCGGTGCGGAGGAATGGACCCTGAGCAACGGCGCCAAGGTCTACTACAAACACAACGATTATGAAAGCGGTGCTTTCAATCTCTTAGCTGGAAGTCCCGGAGGCCGCTCCCTGCTGCCGGCGGAAGACCTGCCCTCGGCCGATGCGTTGAATACCCTGTTCCTGCAATACGGGCTGTACAAATACCCCGCCCGGCTGCTCAACGCTATCATGCGCGGACACAATATCGACATCAATATCGACCTCGGCGAACGGTCGGAAAGTATCAGTTGCAGCAGTACACGCGACGATGCGGAGATTGCTTTCCAGTTTTTTCACCTGACCGTTGTACATCCCCGGTTCAGCCGTCCGGATTTCGACAAATATGTGCGTGCCAACAAAATTCAGCGCACCTACGCCAAACCGACGACCGACGACTCGATAGCCTCCGTCATGCAAGAGCTGCACACCCTGCCGTCGCCCCGCATCCGCAAAACGGATACGGCTTACTATGCGGCGATGGATTACGACCGGATGGTGGAAATTTACGACGAGCGTTTCCGCAACGCTGCCGATTTCGCTTTCTATCTCGTCGGTGACCTCCCCCGTGAAGAGGCCCGCAGGTTAGTGGAGCTTTACATCGCTTCCCTGCCGGCGCGCAACGTCCGCGAGACGCCGGTGCACCACCGGTATGCCAGCACGGCATCCGCTACACGCGACATCCGTTTAGGATTGCCCGAAGAGAAGTACATGGTCAGTATCGAATACAAAAACCACCTGAAAACCAAGGCGTCGGATAAAATCTGTTTCCACGTCCTGCAGAAGCATTTCGACAACCTCTTCCGGCAAATCATCCGCGAGGACGAGGGTGGTTCCTACGGGGTACAACTCCACACGGAAGCGGAGGATTACCCGTTCTACGACCAGACCTTTGCCGTGCAGTTCGAAAGCTCGCAGGCCAAAGGTCCCCGGATGCGCCAGATTGTCCACGACCAAATCCGGCAGTTCATAGAGGAAGGTATCTCCGAAGATGACGCCGAATACTATCTGTTGGTGCTTAAACAAGAACACCAAAAGGCGTTTGCCGAAAAGAATGTGGCCTACTGGACGGAAAACCTGCAATTTTACAACCGCACCCATACCCAGCTCGATGACCCCCGCTATTTCGACGGTATCATCGACCAAATCCGTGCGAAAGACATTGTGGCATTTGCCCGCAAATTTTTCGACACGGCACAATGTATCGATGTGGTAATTTATTAA
- a CDS encoding thioredoxin family protein, which yields MKQLKLLFVGLLLVAANGLFAQITFTEGTFEEALAKAKAEKKNLFIDFYANWCGPCKVMAAQVFTIPPVGDYFNEHFINCKLDCDAAANKEVVKRYKVESLPTLMFLDSKGEVLRTLVGAVTPDVLMLEAQIATGEELPFEKLYEKSRKEKKNTELQQKLLIRAPHFIGTQNGYNQEKWKVRIDALFPEYLKTKKLENMINPTDFTILSLYHPEMEKQDGIFDFVVKNYDRYGEAVDKETVQNYLIGLYNTYILRLCSTGKTDYRQALGRIGGDLRAIYAGMPFGDLTAVEAVTLLADSYFNLFRHNLPLFFENMDKYFAGAGKALSINDYTQPIEDLYGIYQGNPPDNARPMLIQWLDRALTFDMTAQLRARLLMLLAENQQKTGDSAKAKQSLNQAFIVCAGIPEEAVKVQLQNMIREKLNDL from the coding sequence ATGAAACAGTTGAAACTCTTGTTTGTTGGTCTGCTGCTTGTGGCGGCCAACGGTTTGTTTGCCCAAATCACGTTTACCGAGGGTACTTTTGAAGAGGCTTTGGCCAAAGCCAAGGCGGAAAAGAAGAACCTTTTCATTGATTTTTATGCCAATTGGTGCGGTCCCTGCAAGGTGATGGCCGCCCAGGTGTTCACCATTCCCCCGGTGGGAGACTACTTCAACGAACATTTCATCAATTGCAAATTAGACTGCGATGCGGCCGCCAATAAAGAGGTGGTGAAACGCTACAAAGTGGAATCCCTGCCCACCCTGATGTTCCTCGACAGTAAGGGGGAAGTATTGAGGACCCTTGTGGGTGCCGTCACTCCCGATGTGCTGATGCTTGAAGCGCAGATTGCGACAGGCGAGGAACTCCCTTTTGAGAAACTGTACGAAAAATCGCGCAAAGAAAAGAAAAACACCGAACTGCAACAAAAGTTGCTGATTCGTGCCCCCCATTTTATCGGCACCCAGAACGGGTATAATCAGGAAAAATGGAAAGTGCGCATCGATGCCCTTTTCCCGGAGTACCTCAAAACCAAGAAATTGGAGAACATGATTAACCCGACCGATTTTACCATCCTTTCGCTTTATCATCCCGAAATGGAAAAACAAGACGGGATATTCGATTTCGTGGTCAAAAATTACGACCGTTACGGCGAAGCGGTAGACAAGGAAACGGTGCAAAATTACCTTATCGGACTTTACAACACGTATATCCTGCGGCTTTGCAGTACCGGCAAGACCGACTACAGGCAGGCCCTCGGACGCATCGGCGGTGACCTCCGGGCCATTTATGCCGGCATGCCGTTCGGCGACCTGACGGCGGTTGAAGCGGTGACCCTGCTGGCAGACAGTTATTTCAACCTGTTCCGCCACAACCTGCCTCTCTTTTTTGAGAACATGGACAAATATTTCGCAGGAGCCGGAAAGGCGTTGAGTATTAACGATTACACTCAGCCCATCGAAGACCTCTACGGCATTTACCAAGGCAATCCGCCGGACAATGCCCGTCCCATGCTGATTCAATGGTTGGACCGTGCGCTGACGTTTGACATGACCGCCCAACTGCGCGCCCGCCTGTTGATGTTATTAGCGGAAAACCAGCAGAAAACCGGCGATTCGGCCAAGGCGAAACAAAGCCTCAACCAGGCCTTTATCGTTTGTGCCGGCATTCCGGAAGAAGCCGTAAAAGTGCAGTTGCAGAATATGATTCGTGAAAAACTGAACGACCTATGA